In the genome of Falco naumanni isolate bFalNau1 chromosome 5, bFalNau1.pat, whole genome shotgun sequence, the window CCCCTCGGCCCCGCATACCTGCGCTCCGCTCGCCGACGTGGTGGCGGCTCGCCCGGCCCCGCAAGGCGCGGGGCTTGGCCGCGGGCGTAGAGAAGGGCATTTGTCTTCATCGCCTCCCCGCTACGAACGCAGCCGCACGGCcgaagttttttttttacccctctCTGCTTCCGATTGCTAGGCAAAGCTCATTTCAACAACAGCCTACCTAGAGTTACCAAAAGCGGGCTTTTTGCGGGCTGCCAGCGTGCGCCCGCAGCGCTCGCCCCGTGTGTGCGTAGCGCGGAGCCACGGGACGCGTCCCTGCCGCCGTCGGGGCGGCCCGTGAGGTCGGCGGCTCCGGCGTTAGCCTCGCAGGACGCTGCAGGAAGGTTTGTGCGTGTGGATGTGTAGGTACGAAAGTAAGCAGTGACCTGGAAGGCTCTGTCAAAACGAGACACATtgtaaagcaaattaatttaagtagcaaataaaaatttacaatGCCTGCAGGACTTCAGCTTTCAAACAACAAAGGAAATGGGTTATTACAAGTGTAGCAGCCAAAGACCAGCTTTTTAAACTAACAAACAGGAATAAACAAAacccttctttctctcttttaacAGGATGGTACTGGGGCAACATGACTGTTGCTGAAGCCAAAGAGAGATTACAGGATGCCCCCGAAGGGACCTTCTTGGTTAGGGATAGCTCACATTCAGAGTATCTACTGACTATTTCGGTAAAAACATCAGCGGGACCGACCAATTTGCGTATAGAATATCAAGATGGCAAGTTTAGACTGGACTCTATCACTTGTGTCAGATCTAGACTTAAACAGTTCAACAGCGTTGTGCATTTGATTGAGTACTATGTTCTTATGTGTAAGGACAGAACCGAAACACCTTCTAATGGAACAGTTCATCTTTACTTGAACAAGCCCCTCTATACATCTGCTCCATCTCTGCAACATCGCTGCAGAATAACTATAAACAAATGTACAAATCAGATCTGGGAGCTGCCATTACCAACGAGACTAAAAGAGTACTTGAAAGAGTACCAATACCAGGTATAAATATCTTTTCTAA includes:
- the SOCS2 gene encoding suppressor of cytokine signaling 2, coding for MTLRSAGSLESAEGSRAGWRHPGAAAPAAEESRGAAQLAAAMEELRRAGWYWGNMTVAEAKERLQDAPEGTFLVRDSSHSEYLLTISVKTSAGPTNLRIEYQDGKFRLDSITCVRSRLKQFNSVVHLIEYYVLMCKDRTETPSNGTVHLYLNKPLYTSAPSLQHRCRITINKCTNQIWELPLPTRLKEYLKEYQYQV